Proteins found in one Quercus robur chromosome 2, dhQueRobu3.1, whole genome shotgun sequence genomic segment:
- the LOC126701978 gene encoding uncharacterized protein LOC126701978, translating to MPRTAVKGQVLADLVVEFAEPSSEGGGGSLNSNEKLIGTVSQQEPTCWKAYIDGAANQRGSGVRLVLISPEGITIEKSLRLGFSVTNNEAEYEALLEGMSVIQKLGGKSINMFSDSRLVVGQVNGELEARDEKMQEYLVQVKRLQAHFNYLSIMHLSRSGNTHADSLATLATSSVQPLPRVILVEDLYRPSMVRTELVHVHNVKAGPSWMDPLVLFLKNDILPKDKNEANAAEVILEELHEGICGSHMGGPFPKAVGNKRFLLVGTDYFTKWVKTEPLANIRDVDAKKFIWKNIVTRFGVPHTLISDNDLQFDSKTFRRYFSELGIANRYSTPAYPQGNGQAEAVNKVIVNGLKKRLDDTKGRWVEELPNVLWTYRTTPRRSTGETPFSMTYGAKAVIPLETNFPTLKTSTFCPNANNRLLEKNLDLIEERRERAMIQLAYYQHKLKQGYDAKVKLKPLAPGDLGLQLQGGHLLL from the exons atgcctcgcaccgctGTGAAGGGCCAAGTCCTCGCGGATCTGGTAGTTGAATTTGCCGAACCCTCATcagaaggaggaggagggtcACTAAACTCAAACGAAAAACTGATCGGCACAGTCTCTCAGCAAGAGCCCACTTGTTGGAAAGCATACATTGACGGCGCAGCCAACCAAAGGGGCTCAGGGGTGAGGCTTGTCCTGATTTCCCCCGAGGGGATTACCATCGAAAAATCGTTAAGGCTGGGCTTCTCCGTCACAAATAACGAGGCAGAGTATGAGGCCTTATTGGAAGGAATGTCTGTGATCCAAAAGCTGGGCGGGAAATCCATAAACATGTTCTCAGACTCAAGACTTGTTGTGGGACAAGTAaatggggaattggaggcgagGGATGAAAAAATGCAAGAGTACCTAGTCCAAGTCAAGCGCTTGCAGGCGCATTTCAACTATTTAAGCATAATGCACTTATCCAGAAGCGGGAACACCCACGCTGACTCCCTTGCAACGCTCGCCACCTCCTCAGTGCAACCCCTCCCTCGGGTCATACTCGTAGAAGATCTATACAGGCCATCGATGGTGAGAACCGAGTTGGTGCATGTTCACAACGTCAAGGCagggcctagctggatggatcctctaGTACTGTTTTTAAAGAACGACATCTTACCCAAAGATAAGAACGAGGCCA ATGCCGCTGAGGTTATCCTGGAGGAAttgcatgaaggaatttgtgggagCCATATGGGGG GACCATTTCCTAAAGCAGTGGGGAACAAAAGGTTTCTTCTCGTTGGCAcggattatttcacaaaatgggtcaAAACTGAGccgctggcaaacattagagacgttgatgccaagaaatttatttggaaGAACATCGTCACCAGGTTCGGAGTCCCTcacaccctaatctcggacaaCGATCTCCAGTTTGATAGTAAAACTTTCAGAAGGTATTTTAGCGAGTTGGGAATTGCAAATAGGTACTCCACACCGGCTTACCCACAGGGGAATGGGCAGGCCGAGGCCGTTAACAAAGTCATAGTAAATGGGTTGAAAAAGAGATTAGATGACAcgaaagggaggtgggtagAAGAACTGCCCAATGTTTTGTGGACGTACCGCACCACGCCACGCAGGTCCACAGGAgagacccccttttcaatgacctaTGGAGCTAAGGCCGTCATTCCTTTAGAGACAAATTTTCCAACACTGAAGACGAGCACATTCTGTCCCAATGCTAACAACAGGCTGCTGGAAAAAAACTTAGACCtcatcgaggaaagaagggagagagCAATGATCCAACTCGCCTACTACCAGcataagctcaagcaaggttatgatgccaaGGTGAAGCTAAAACCCCTAGCACCTGGGGATCTG
- the LOC126714512 gene encoding putative pentatricopeptide repeat-containing protein At2g01510, giving the protein MKPLHRANALQTFASLGASQSPKLPLNDVHRFIDARIIKTGFNPQTCRFNFRVNGFLQRGELSHARQLFDQMPQKNTISTNMMISGYVKSGNLSYARELFDAMVERTAVTWTILIGGYSQSNQFREAFKLFAAMCRWGTQPDYITFATLLSGCSDSETANEVVQVHAHIVKLGFDSTLMVCNSLVDAYCKTRCLDLACQLFQEMPERDCVTLNAMITGFSRDGMNEDAIKLFMHMQRFGFKPSEFTFAAVLCAGIGLDDMVFGQQIHSFVVKTNFVWNVFVGNALLDFYSKHSRVLEARKFFDEMPELDGVSYNVIISGYAWDGQIKESLDLFRELQYTRFDRRQFPLATLLSIAANTLDLEMGRQIHSQAIVSTADSEVLVGNSLVDVYAKCGRFEEAKKIFANLAHKSTVPWTAMISGYVQKGLHEESLKLFNEMRRTNVSADQATFASILRASANLASLSLGKQLHSFVIRSGFLSNVFSGSALVDMYAKCGSLKDALQSFQEMPERNPVSWNALISAYAQNGDGVGTLMSFEQMVQSGFQPDSVSFLSVLTACSHCGHIDKALQYFNSMTQVYKLVPKKEHYASLVDVLCRSGRFDEAEKLMAQMPFEPDEIMWSSVLNSCRIHKNQELAKKAADQLFSMEELRDAAPYVNMSNIYAAVGQWDNVGKVKKAMRDRGLKKVPAYSWVEIEHKNHVFSANDKSHPQMGDIMRKIDMLVKKMEKEGYKPDTGCALHNVDEEIKAESLKYHSERLAIAYALISTPEGSPILVMKNLRACTDCHAAIKVISRIVAREITVRDSSRFHHFRDGFCSCGDYW; this is encoded by the coding sequence ATGAAACCTTTACATAGAGCAAATGCGCTTCAAACCTTCGCTTCTTTAGGAGCCTCTCAATCTCCAAAGCTACCTCTCAATGATGTCCATCGTTTTATCGATGCCCGTATCATCAAAACGGGCTTCAATCCACAAACATGCCGTTTTAACTTCCGGGTCAACGGTTTTCTCCAAAGAGGTGAATTGTCCCACGCACGTCAACTGTTTGATCAAATGCCTCAGAAGAATACAATCTCGACGAACATGATGATTTCCGGTTATGTGAAATCGGGCAATCTTTCTTATGCTAGAGAGTTGTTTGACGCCATGGTTGAACGTACAGCAGTGACTTGGACAATCTTGATAGGTGGGTATTCGCAATCTAATCAATTTCGAGAAGCTTTTAAGCTTTTTGCGGCGATGTGTAGGTGGGGGACCCAACCGGATTATATAACTTTTGCGACTCTCTTATCTGGATGCAGTGACTCAGAGACGGCGAATGAAGTTGTTCAAGTCCATGCCCATATTGTTAAACTGGGATTTGATTCGACTCTCATGGTTTGCAATTCCTTGGTTGATGCTTACTGCAAAACACGTTGCCTAGATTTAGCTTGTCAGCTTTTTCAGGAAATGCCTGAAAGAGATTGCGTCACTTTGAATGCGATGATAACAGGGTTCTCAAGAGATGGGATGAATGAAGACGCAATAAAGCTCTTTATGCATATGCAGCGTTTTGGTTTCAAGCCTTCAGAGTTTACTTTTGCCGCAGTTCTATGTGCTGGGATTGGATTAGATGACATGGTATTTGGGCAGCAAATTCACTCTTTTGTGGTGAAGACCAACTTTGTTTGGAATGTGTTTGTGGGGAATGCTTTGCTCGATTTCTACTCAAAGCACAGTCGTGTGCTTgaagcaaggaaattttttgatgAGATGCCAGAGTTGGATGGCGTATCATACAATGTAATCATCTCGGGTTACGCATGGGATGGGCAAATCAAAGAGTCTCTTGATCTTTTCCGGGAATTACAGTATACCAGATTTGATCGCAGGCAATTCCCTCTGGCAACCTTGTTGAGCATTGCAGCCAATACATTGGACTTGGAAATGGGTCGACAAATTCATTCCCAAGCTATTGTGTCAACAGCTGATTCAGAAGTTCTGGTTGGAAATTCTTTGGTTGACGTGTATGCCAAATGTGGCAGATTTGAGGAAGCGAAAAAGATATTTGCAAATTTAGCCCACAAAAGCACAGTTCCATGGACTGCGATGATCTCAGGTTATGTTCAGAAGGGACTCCATGAAGAAAGCCTAAAACTGTTCAATGAGATGCGTAGAACCAATGTAAGTGCTGACCAGGCAACTTTTGCTAGCATCTTGAGGGCTTCTGCAAATTTAGCCTCCCTCTCACTAGGGAAACAGTTACATTCATTTGTAATCAGATCAGGATTTCTGTCAAATGTATTTTCTGGAAGTGCACTCGTAGATATGTATGCCAAATGTGGGTCATTAAAAGATGCACTTCAAAGTTTTCAAGAAATGCCTGAAAGGAACCCAGTCTCTTGGAATGCCCTAATCTCAGCTTATGCACAGAATGGAGATGGTGTAGGCACTCTTATGTCTTTTGAACAAATGGTCCAGTCAGGTTTTCAACCAGATTCAGTTAGCTTTCTTAGTGTCTTAACTGCTTGTAGCCATTGTGGGCACATTGACAAAGCATTGCAATACTTCAACTCCATGACTCAAGTTTATAAACTTGTTCCCAAAAAAGAACACTATGCATCATTGGTTGATGTGTTGTGTCGGAGTGGACGGTTTGATGAAGCAGAGAAGTTGATGGCTCAAATGCCATTTGAACCTGATGAGATTATGTGGTCATCAGTTCTAAATTCATGTAGAATTCATAAAAATCAAGAATTGGCTAAGAAAGCAGCAGACCAACTTTTCAGTATGGAAGAGCTTAGGGATGCTGCTCCTTATGTCAATATGTCCAATATTTATGCAGCAGTAGGCCAGTGGGACAATGTTGGGAAGGTAAAGAAGGCAATGAGGGATAGAGGACTTAAAAAGGTCCCTGCTTATAGCTGGGTTGAAATCGAACATAAGAATCATGTCTTCTCAGCAAATGACAAATCCCACCCGCAAATGGGGGATATCATGAGAAAGATTGATATGCTGGTGaagaaaatggaaaaggaaGGATACAAGCCAGACACAGGTTGTGCCCTTCACAATGTAGATGAGGAGATCAAAGCAGAGTCTCTTAAATATCATAGTGAACGCTTGGCAATTGCATATGCTCTGATCAGTACACCAGAAGGGTCACCTATACTTGTGATGAAGAATCTAAGAGCTTGCACAGACTGCCATGCTGCAATCAAGGTGATCTCAAGGATTGTCGCAAGGGAAATCACAGTCAGGGATTCAAGCAGATTCCATCATTTTAGAGATGGTTTTTGCTCTTGTGGGGACTATTGGTGA